A window of the Streptococcus sp. 116-D4 genome harbors these coding sequences:
- the tsaB gene encoding tRNA (adenosine(37)-N6)-threonylcarbamoyltransferase complex dimerization subunit type 1 TsaB → MKVLAFDTSSKALSLAILEDKQVLAETTINIKKNHSITLMPAIDFLMESLDWTPKDLDRIVVAEGPGSYTGLRIAVATAKTLTHTLNIELVGMSSLLALVPYQQEGLFVPLMDARRNNVYAGFYENAKPVMPEAHLSFEEVLEKVKGASQVTFVGEVAPFVEQIQEHLPRTNYKETLPNAANLALWAWDKEADSLHDFVPNYLKRVEAEENWLKNHTESGESYIKRL, encoded by the coding sequence ATGAAAGTATTAGCTTTTGATACGTCCAGCAAGGCTCTTTCTCTCGCTATTTTAGAGGACAAGCAGGTTCTTGCCGAGACGACGATTAATATTAAGAAAAATCACAGTATTACCCTCATGCCAGCCATTGATTTTTTGATGGAGAGTTTGGACTGGACGCCCAAGGATTTGGACCGAATCGTGGTGGCGGAAGGGCCAGGTAGCTACACAGGCTTGCGAATCGCGGTAGCCACTGCCAAGACCTTGACTCATACTCTGAACATTGAGTTAGTTGGTATGTCTAGCCTCTTGGCTCTGGTGCCATATCAACAAGAAGGCTTGTTCGTTCCTTTGATGGATGCGCGTCGCAACAATGTTTATGCAGGATTTTATGAAAATGCTAAACCTGTCATGCCAGAAGCGCACCTATCTTTTGAAGAGGTGCTAGAAAAAGTCAAAGGTGCTAGTCAGGTAACCTTTGTCGGAGAAGTTGCCCCCTTTGTGGAGCAGATTCAAGAACACTTGCCAAGGACTAATTATAAAGAAACCTTGCCAAATGCAGCTAATCTAGCTCTTTGGGCTTGGGACAAGGAAGCAGACTCCTTGCATGATTTTGTGCCAAATTACCTCAAACGTGTCGAAGCTGAGGAAAACTGGCTCAAGAATCACACCGAATCTGGCGAATCTTACATTAAACGCTTATGA